cacctagggcacgaagggtcctaagtcaGTGTTACTggagccccatgtgccacctagggcacgaagggtcctaagtcaGTGTTACTGGAGcgccatgtgccacctagggcacgaagggtcctaagtcaGTGTTACTggagccccatgtgccacctagggcacgaagggtcctaagtcaGAGTTACTggagccccatgtgccacctagggcacgaagggtcctaagtcaGTGTTACTggagccccatgtgccacctagggcacgaagggtcctaagtcaGTGTTACTggagccccatgtgccacctagggcacgaagggtcctaagtcaGTGTTACTggagccccatgtgccacctagggcacgaagggtcctaagtcaGTGTTACTggagccccatgtgccacctagggcacgaagggtcctaagtcaGTGTTACTggagccccatgtgccacctagggcacgaagggtcctaagtcaGTGTTACTggagccccatgtgccacctagggcacgaagggtcccaAGTCAGTGTCACTggagccccatgtgccacctagggcacgaagggtcccaAGTCAGTGTCACTggagccccatgtgccacctagggcacgaagggtcctaagtcaGTGTCACTggagccccatgtgccacctagggcacgaagggtccatgtgccacctagggcacgaagggtcctaagtcaGTGTCACTggagccccatgtgccacctagggcacgaagggtcctaagtcaGTGTTACTGGAGCTTatttttctgagattttacgCCGACACAATCTACATCGGGCCAACCTGGGATAGTAGGTCTTCTGTCTTTCTCGCTAAAATGAACTTGATACTAAAAGTTAGCTAGCATGGCATCTGCCTGAAGACccacaaaataaaacaattcaTGTGGTCTTTATATTAAAATGTTGTTATCTCTAATAAATATATACATCAATGTGGACTAGTACAGCAAAGCACTATTTCAAGAGACAGAGGACCACACAGCCATCAGAACTGAAAGAGAATTAGACCCAAAATATACAGATCCAGGAGGACAGGAGATCAATTACTGTCAATCCGTAACATGCTTCCCATGAACCTGATGAGAGTACATTACATGCACACTGCACTTACTGCTCCGTTGATGGTTACGACCCAAATATGTCTCAAGTCATTTCACCTTAGACAAACTAAGGTGACAATACTTGGATAGAAATCGGACAATAACAGTTGCCTACTTTTAACCGGTGAACTACTATACCTGGCATAAAAAATACATAAGCCTTGCTTATACGAGTATACTCTGTAAACACTATTTAGCGAGATCTGGTGCGACTGTTTTACATCAGCTGATACAGGTGAAATAGGCCTTCTGTACAGGAGACCTTTGAATGACTTAATGGCGTCGACATAGTATTTTTTCTAACATACATGTTCCATGTTGTTGGCTGGAACTGCATCAGTTGCAGGAAATCCCAGCTAATTTCTCTTTGCAGGTAAGAGGCCAGACTGGACAATTAGCTGTTGTCAGCAAAAGGCTTTTGGAAGTGAATTCATACACATCAAAGTAACTCTAGATTGCCCTATTTAGGCCTGTTGTAAATAGTGATTGAGTATAGCGTCAAAGTTAGTTGACTTGAGGGATATGAAATCCAGTGAAATGAGGACTTGCCATCTGATGAGTAATGTGTTAAATGTTCCTAAAGTTTTCAACATCAGCTGGAAGGATTGCCATTAGCCATGCTTGCGCTGCATTGAAAGAAACAGTCCTCCTTGTAGTTGATGCACTCGACTTTGTCCAGCTGTGATTCGGCTTCACTGATATCATTCTTAATGGCAACGATAAGTTCATCTGAAATAGAGGTGTTGAGTCATATCAGTCTTATATTTCACCTCTCGGTCCTGAACAGAACAGAGACAGACTAGTTTCCCAATTTTCCAAATACTAACTTTTGCACCAACTGTAAGACCTTCATGCCTGGTTTAAAGAAAGTTGTAAAACTGAGTCAAAAGGTCAGTGTCACATGTCTAGTCAGGTATGCCGAGCATATTAGTATGACCAGCTGAGTTTACCTGCCAGTCTCTCTCGCGACGTTGCAAGAGAACTCAAGGAGCTGCTACATTTAATACAGTGCTGACATGAACCTGTCTGACCAGTGCACAGGAGTTGAAATAACAAACTGCCTTGCTCTCATACACACAATGGGTGTTTATCCTTGGTCGAGCCGAAAGCTTGGGTTATGAGTGGCCATACGAGtggctcatcatcatcaaccttTCCCTGATTCCCAGTGTGTCCAACACCTGTGTCTCAGTTCAGACTCTACCATGCAGTGTTCTCACCATCTCACCTAATGACTTGAAACTCCTTTCTGCTCGTATGTAACCAAGTAAACACACTTTTAAACTCGACCCATAAAAATCCTCGTCAAACTTGTGAATGATATGTGTCTCCTGAAATAATATACAAGTGAAACTGGACTAGAAATGGCGACTCAAAAGGActaaatgttatgttttattgaaaacaggatTTTGTAGGGATTGAGCAGGGCTGCTATCTACTTGAGAATGATATGCCCCATGGTATAAGATCTCCTGATTGCCTCGACTCTTCAAGGTTATTGGAGTGAACGTGCCATTATTTGCAAAGATGTGACCCTGTCTCTGAAACTTGATGAGACTGGAAGGAGTACTCCTCTCTTCTGATTTGGTTAGCTGGACTTTGTGATCAATCTTGATTAAAACCTTACCATAGACCGTTTCTTGTTTTGATAGTAAGGATTCCATCCTATGCTCATCACCATCTTATAGACGTCACCACCATCCACACAAGCCCAGCCAAAGTATATCCCCGCACTTACTGACTCTGGAAGTTGTTCCACTACATTCTCAGGAAAGTTAGCTGAAATAATTGATTAAAATGAGACTCTGGAACCTCATTCATACCATGATTCCCCATGAACAGTTCTTGCTCCTCAGCTTGGATCAATTAACAAGGCCTTCCCCTCGGTCTCAGTATGAGTATCTCACCATCTCTCTTGATACGATATTCAGTCACGTTTCGCATGGTTTTGGGGCAGGGCAGTTAAAAAGGAGGGTAGGGGCAGGGGCCAGCCAAGAGTGtgccaaaagaaacatttttgagaagAACTTAAGGGTTGGTAATACAAATACAATAGGTTTTTACGGTCAGTGATGAGCCATTGTGTGGCGTCTTTTAGATCTATCTTTGCTGATCTGGCAAAGCATCAAAGGGCCTgggctataggcctacattaccATTAGTAGTAGATCATACTGCCTCGAACTACTTAATTCATTTTCGAGTTTACCTGTCCTGTGTCGATTACAACTCTAGTTACCTGTTGGGATTCCAAGTTCCTTACTTCCACGACCGAACCCTTTCACCACTTCCCCTTCAGTAAAAAATGGAAAGTCGGTCATTTTATGCCTCTATTTTCTTCCCCACATGACAAATCGACATCGACCTGACCTGAAACAGAGGTCAAACTACAAGTACGATGACGTAGTTTACATAATCAACCTCACTTCCAGGTGTTTTCCTGgtcgaattcaaattcaaattcttttattACACTAAAAAAAACGCCCACGAGGGGCCAACGGTAACATACAATaattattacaaaatatatcatAAGAAATTACAGGGTATACAGAATATGCTCACAACTATTTAAAGATAAAATCATAGTCAGGGCAATACAGAGTTACGCTGTACAAAGAATTCGTTGATTATCTCAGCAGAGGGGGGTGAAGGATTTTCTAGATATATTTTGGTCAGATCCAACacagacagaaaatggagattaCTCGTATCGTAACTGGCATTGAGCTTTGCCCTTAAAGAGGTATATATCGGGCATGTCGCAAGGAAGTGAGACAcatcctcaacctcccctgacttgcaaaTCTCACATACTCTTAGTTGTCTATCTAGACcacagtgtctcccagtttcAAATTTTAGACAATGGGCTTCAAGCCTTAGTTTGGTCGTGAGGTTGAAATAACAAACAATCTAGTGACTTTTTTACACCAGCTGATTCCAGATTGAACGGGGTTAtttccaatcttgacactagaggcgctgattttgtTCTTAGAGCGATTGGGGCGAGTTTGGGATTACTTCCACGACTGCCGTGGACCGAACAGCGAAAATGACCTTGCGTCCACGACATTTTTTGTTAATCTGTGTACGTGTCCGCGGCAtcttaggccatgggaattattaatcctgtttaccgtccacctcccgcatgggttctgagcgaacatgaaatattttcattattttttaaaaaatctatttattttattgttgccatcatttttttatttaaataatctttccagtggttcatctttaccttaaatgtttgaaaaacacaataaaaacttggcagggtaggctcttcatcataataatgacatttttcaatgcctcatgttgatgaccgacctgatttccatttactggaacttgctgaatcgcgtgttttgaccagtaaatcagactgtaaaccgataatgaataatgaaaaatgaaaaaagcctcatcatctttttaaatcactcggacggtaaaccggattaatcattcctaTGGCCTTAGAGTAACctgtctggttactctaaggtggCATACGGAATACCTTACAAATCTCAGTTCTAGATAGGGaaaatgaatgatattgtcaattGTTTTGTCGTGAACTGTGAACTTCCTGTATTTGGCAGTGAATGCTGTGTTGAAAAATGGCTCTATCTTCATTATTACTCGTTcgaatttgatgattttttttcagtattCTTAGATTTTTGTGTTTTAACATTGTAGCgaaaaatatttctaaaaacagttagaactagaaaaggtttttgtaagggttttttaaTTGTAGATTACATAATGACGCACTCATGCATTCACATTCTTGCCATAATGTGTAATTAGAAAACAATATTGCGGACAATATCCTGAAAACTGTATTGGAATTGGTGTCGTAgtttgggagatattgcatGATAGTATATgatatgatcaggactgtacatgctacacaacacagcccgtGCAATAATCTCCACATCTCTGGCAATAATTGTAGAATCGCAATTGTGTCATTAAATTGGCATAGAGCTACAAAAACACCGATTTATCTACTTATCAAGAAAAACCTATTAACAGGTGTGTTtaagttatcatctagaaacTAATTTTGCGGTGGAATAATCTGCCTGTGATTCAATTTATTTGGTGTCGTCTGCGAGCCGCTTCAGTGATTTTCTCGCACTGTCCAAATCTCCACACTGGTCAAACCGGCTTTATCCCGGCCACCACGTATTGCCATAGCCCCATGACAGGATGCCAGGTTCCACAGAAGATGAGTTGTCTGTTGATGCGAGTTCATGTGATGTTTGATATATATCGACATAGGTGTTCTTTCAGGGCGTGTCAGTAAATGGTCGCATCATGCCCTGATTTTAAATGACGTCTGACATGCAGTCTGTCATGACCATTCCGTGACAATTAGCCAATGAAAGAGATTATACGAAGTGTTCCCTTATGTAATTCCATTGTCATCCTTCTTTTCCACGTGAAACCTACAAAAGCTTGGTGCCAACCTGACTATGACCAGATCAGcagtacaaaatatacaaagtaTGCTATGATCCACTCGTATAAGGCTGGCACAACAAATGCAGTGACCATGACGAGCACGGCATGAAAGCACCAGAACGATTTTATTATTTAATGACATGACGTAAGTCGTTCAACTGATGTTACCAACGCTCCCAATATAAACTGCGTATTCAAGACTCGTGGAGCTTCAAGATCGGACGCGACGAGCACAGGCCACGCCACGTTTTCTTAGCACAGGCCACGCCACGCAATGGTAAGACAGATTCGGTCTTGGGCATAACTCGGGCATATCCCAACCTCCACTTCTGTAAATGAGCACACATCCCTTTCCGAATTCCGATTTTCAAGAAATCCGCCGTTTTCCTCGGCAACCAAGAAGCCAATGACGGCTGCGCACTGAATCATTCCTGTCCAGTTCTCGCCACATGCGAACTCCTGCTTCATTTCAGTATGCCAAGCAGTTTTTGAATTTCGTCTTACTCCAAagatttatcccccccccccttcaattcaaaatatttactTCATTTGGCTGCAGAAAAGACT
Above is a genomic segment from Lineus longissimus chromosome 14, tnLinLong1.2, whole genome shotgun sequence containing:
- the LOC135499137 gene encoding riboflavin kinase-like — protein: MTDFPFFTEGEVVKGFGRGSKELGIPTANFPENVVEQLPESVSAGIYFGWACVDGGDVYKMVMSIGWNPYYQNKKRSMETHIIHKFDEDFYGSSLKVCLLGYIRAERSFKSLDELIVAIKNDISEAESQLDKVECINYKEDCFFQCSASMANGNPSS